The proteins below come from a single Kryptolebias marmoratus isolate JLee-2015 linkage group LG12, ASM164957v2, whole genome shotgun sequence genomic window:
- the LOC108250805 gene encoding serine/threonine-protein kinase WNK4 has protein sequence MMPSTSDSDTKQRPEEEEDDEEEDEEDPNLPVTMTTSKDDSAGQSDAGDKPPTGEDLGWDSGDEAASVLSDSVQEELPWQQKKEEERDEEETKAVAASPDGRFLKFNIEIGRGSFKTVYRGLDTETTVEVAWCELQTHCLSRAERQRFSEEVEMLKVLQHPNIVRFFDSWKSTPKGPKSIILVTELMTSGTLKMYVRRFRPMKLKLLQRWSLQILKGLHFLHSRSPPILHRDLKCDNIFINGPTASVKIGDLGLATLKKASFAKSVIGTPEFMAPEMYEEKYDEAVDVYAFGMCMLEMATSEYPYSECQNAAQIYRKVTNGTKPDSFTKVEVPELKEIIEGCIRTRSSERFTVQDLLDHRFFQEQTGVHVELAEEDDGSKAALKLWLRMDDNKKLCGKYKDHDAIEFLFELYKDVPEEVAQEMVILGFVSKVDYKVIAKAIRHRVTAIKRQREKKRRLLEEALNNQKEATNEEEPDPASQQPELSNQKPECASNVSAAGKAASQLQNKPPVGVQAPPTAPPTAVTSSVLSSSLVDSGMSSRTEGDEDEDKTSKHLSPSSAASDCETGNASGAAEAPPPVPNPAPVSETSSPVNHPASKAPPFPILRFPKSIAVSQNAEQTPPKSTHGFSSPVDSYSSDITSGLSDGYDGQSDKSKEAAKREAMKQFRRKARARLRIIGVSDKVDRVVECQLQTYNNKMVTFKFDLDGDNPEDIASVMLHRDFILLSERDGFILRMYEIIKRAELMMHQQHPNTLSHLTASTLPESQLNLVTKGLYRTLSSSSLTDMDNSSPSPLKAVDFCIDPEATPLVRPLRSQSFQTPSASSYQPPPYPLGFHPPHPQPLAPLFPNPHAALSPPGSPSLGSNLRPQRPSSLSTALPTQPAYPPSVPQMGSGQQGAPSSRAANSPQGGQNQIQLINPVLKTGLAPPPTGPERVLPPSLTRTPSHLEELSSSSSSSPPSTPHKLVSPPVSPSARISPTLEVKKPAFTVGRFQVSPSKDVSSDPHQEPRPLCQATPTTHSPPPPTRNQSESNSGSGTDESQSERANCRVTGSPSGYHDNPSAQEDRKTGSQKLSVNLWEELPAIPGLSGQLRSRFAIYSSDESEDEELWEELLELRQRHLLQVQMLQVTQKREMEELYWMKGKVPPPGIVSAAAMLNHRHRRPSKSGNVPPPRKASQQRADTLPPAGIMRRSSVNGSSGGSQDRALKGVTFASGHSCI, from the exons ATGATGCCCTCCACCTCTGACAGTGACACCAAACAAAGAcctgaggaagaagaagatgatgaagaggaggacgaggaggacccTAACCTTCCCGTCACCATGACAACCTCGAAGGACGATTCCGCCGGCCAATCAGATGCCGGAGATAAACCCCCCACAGGTGAGGACCTTGGCTGGGACTCCGGTGACGAGGCGGCCAGCGTTCTGTCGGACTCTGTCCAGGAggagttaccatggcaacagaagaaggaggaggagcgcGACGAGGAGGAGACGAAGGCGGTGGCGGCTTCGCCCGACGGACGCTTCCTGAAGTTCAACATCGAGATCGGGCGGGGCTCCTTCAAGACGGTTTACCGAGGGCTGGACACGGAGACCACCGTGGAGGTGGCCTGGTGCGAGCTGCAG ACCCACTGTCTGAGCCGAGCCGAGCGCCAGCGCTTCAGTGAGGAGGTGGAGATGCTGAAAGTTCTGCAGCATCCAAACATCGTGAGGTTCTTCGACTCCTGGAAGTCCACTCCGAAGGGCCCTAAATCCATCATCCTGGTGACGGAGCTCATGACGTCCGGAACCCTCAAAAT GTACGTGCGCAGGTTCCGCCCCATGAAGCTGAAGTTGCTGCAGCGCTGGAGCCTCCAGATCCTGAAGGGGCTCCACTTCCTGCACTCGCGCTCCCCTCCGATTCTGCACCGAGACCTCAAATGTGACAACATCTTCATCAACGGACCCACCGCCTCAGTGAAGATCGGAGACCTGGGCCTCGCCACGCTCAAGAAGGCTTCGTTCGCGAAGAGTGTCATCG GAACTCCTGAGTTCATGGCTCCTGAGATGTATGAGGAGAAGTATGACGAGGCTGTGGATGTTTACGCCTTCGGTATGTGCATGCTGGAGATGGCGACGTCCGAGTATCCGTACTCCGAGTGTCAGAACGCCGCCCAGATCTACCGCAAGGTCACCAAT gGAACCAAACCGGACAGTTTTACTAAAGTAGAAGTCCCAGAACTGAAAGAGATCATCGAGGGCTGCATCCGAACCAGGAGCAGCGAGAG GTTCACGGTTCAGGATCTGCTAGACCACCGGTTCTTCCAGGAGCAGACAGGTGTCCACGTGGAGCTGGCTGAGGAAGACGACGGTTCGAAGGCAGCGCTGAAGCTTTGGCTCCGGATGGACGACAACAAGAAGCTTTGTGGGAAATACAAAGACCACGACGCCATCGAGTTCCTGTTCGAGCTGTACAAAGACGTTCCTGAGGAGGTTGCCCAAGAGATG gtGATTCTGGGCTTCGTGTCTAAGGTGGACTACAAGGTGATCGCCAAGGCGATCAGACACCGAGTGACGGCGATAAAACGACAGAGGGAGAAAAAGCGCCGCCTGCTGGAGGAAGCCCTCAACAACCAGAAGGAAGCCACCAACGAGGAAGAACCTGACCCCGCCTCCCAACAACCTGAACTGTCCAATCAAAAACCTGAATGTGCCTCAAATGTGTCTGCTGCTGGAAAGGCAGCCAGTCAG TTACAGAATAAGCCCCCTGTTGGAGTTCAGGCCCCGCCCACAGCGCCCCCGACAGCAGTGACATCATCGGTGTTAAGCAGCAGCCTGGTGGATTCTGGGATGTCCAGCAGGACAGAAGGAGATGAGGATGAAGACAAGACGAGCAAACACCTGTCCCCCTCCTCTGCTGCCT CCGACTGTGAGACAGGGAACGcctcaggagctgcagaggccCCGCCTCCTGTCCCAAACCCCGCCCCTGTCTCAGAGACTTCTTCTCCTGTAAATCATCCAGCATCTAAAGCTCCGCCTTTCCCCATACTGCGTTTCCCCAAG AGCATCGCTGTGTCCCAGAATGCTGAGCAAACTCCACCTAAATCAACCCACGGCTTCTCATCACCTGTCGACAg ctaCTCCTCTGATATAACTTCAGGTTTGAGTGACGGCTACGACGGCCAATCAGATAAGAGCAAGGAAGCTGCTAAAAGAGAAGCTATGAAGCAGTTCAGGAGGAAAGCCAGAGCTCGCTTGAGAATCATCGGGG TGTCTGATAAAGTGGACCGGGTGGTGGAGTGTCAGCTGCAGACTTACAACAATAAGATGGTGACCTTTAAGTTTGACCTGGACGGAGACAATCCTGAGGACATTGCATCTGTGATG cTCCACAGAGACTTCATCCTGTTGTCAGAGCGGGACGGATTCATCCTTCGGATGTATGAAATCATTAAGAGGGCGGAGCTTATGATGCATCAACAACATCCAAACACGCTGTCGCACCTGACGGCCTCCACGCTGCCTGAATCACAG TTAAATCTGGTAACGAAGGGTTTGTACAGAACTTTGTCCTCGTCCTCATTAActg ACATGGACAACAGTAGCCCCTCCCCTTTGAAGGCTGTTGATTTCTGCATCGACCCTGAGGCCACGCCCCTCGTCAGACCACTGAGGTCCCAGTCTTTTCAGACTCCATCAG CTTCCTCCTATCAGCCCCCCCCGTACCCCCTC GGCTTTCACCCCCCCCACCCTCAGCCTCTGGCTCCCCTGTTCCCGAACCCCCATGCTGCCCTCTCTCCTCCTGGATCTCCATCATTGGGCTCTAACCTCCGACCTCAAAGACCCTCGTCTTTATCCACCGCCCTTCCCACCCAACCGGCCTACCCCCCCTCAGTACCTCAGATGGGCTcaggccagcagggggcgccatCCAGCCGGGCTGCAAACTCACCTCAGGGAGGGCAGAATCAGATACAG ctcatcaatccagtcctGAAGACCGGCTTGGCTCCGCCCCCTACAG GTCCAGAGAGAGTCCTTCCTCCCAGTCTGACCAGGACTCCCAGTCACCTAGAagagctctcctcctcctcctcctcctctcctccatcaACTCCTCACAAACTG GtttctcctcctgtttctcCATCAGCCAGAATTTCACCCACGCTGGAAG TGAAGAAACCAGCCTTCACTGTAGGTCGCTTCCAGGTGTCTCCTTCCAAAGACGTTTCCTCTGACCCTCACCAAGAGCCACGCCCCCTCTGCCAGGCCACACCCACCACACATTCACCACCTCCTCCCACGAgaaaccaatcagagagcaaCTCAGGGAGTGGTACAGATGAGAGCCAATCAGAGAGAGCCAACTGCAGAGTTACCGGCTCTCCATCTGGTTACCACGACAACCCCTCAGCTcaggaggacaggaagacaGGAAGTCAGAAGCTGAGCGTCAATCTGTGGGAGGAGTTACCTGCCATCCCCGGTCTGAGTGGCCAATTGCGGAGCCGCTTTGCGATCTACAGCTCTGACGAATCAGAGGACGAGGAGCTGTGGGAGGAGCTACTGGAGCTTCGTCAAAG ACATCTGCTGCAGGTGCAGATGCTGCAGGTGACTCAGAAGCGAGAGATGGAGGAGCTCTATTGGATGAAGGGGAAAGTCCCGCCCCCTGGAATCGTTTCTGCGGCCGCCATGTTGAACCACCGCCATCGCCGTCCCTCCAAGTCAGGAAATGTCCCTCCACCTCGTAAAGCCAGCCAGCAGAGAGCTGACACGCTGCCCCCTGCAG GCATCATGAGGAGGAGCTCAGTGAACGGCAGCAGTGGTGGATCTCAGGACAGAGCTCTGAAAGGCGTGACGTTCGCGTCGGGACACAGCTGCATC